The following proteins are co-located in the Sphingomonas morindae genome:
- a CDS encoding DMT family transporter produces MSTNNAWALLVFSGLVDVAWAASVKMSAGYTRFGWAATSIVLLILFIVTLGRALQVLPVGSAYAVWTGIGAVGSVALGILVFREAATAARLIWIAVTLAGIVGLKTTST; encoded by the coding sequence ATGAGCACCAATAATGCTTGGGCCTTGCTCGTCTTTTCGGGACTGGTCGATGTCGCCTGGGCCGCGAGCGTGAAGATGTCGGCGGGCTACACCCGCTTCGGTTGGGCGGCCACGTCTATCGTCCTGCTGATTCTTTTCATCGTCACGCTCGGCCGCGCTCTCCAGGTTCTGCCGGTGGGCTCGGCCTATGCCGTCTGGACCGGGATCGGCGCCGTCGGGTCGGTTGCTTTGGGCATCCTGGTGTTCCGGGAGGCGGCCACGGCAGCTCGGCTGATTTGGATTGCGGTGACACTGGCGGGGATCGTCGGCCTCAAGACAACAAGCACGTGA
- the pdhA gene encoding pyruvate dehydrogenase (acetyl-transferring) E1 component subunit alpha produces the protein MARNALKPSQGADEQTSNALFQREDELKAYEQMLLIRRFEERAGQMYGEGLIAGFCHLYIGQEAVVVGMQKAIEKGDQVITAYRDHGHMLALGVDPDVVMAELTGRSTGISHGKGGSMHMFSPELGFYGGHGIVGAQVSIGTGLAFANKYNENDRVCLTYFGDGAANQGQVYESFNMAKIWDLPVVYVIENNRYGMGTSIERASATTNLSQRGASFNIPGEQVDAMDVRAVYEAGKRAVDRARQGGGPYILEMLTYRYRGHSMSDPAKYRSRDEVQKMKTENDPIDRVLGRLLNDWNVSPEDIKEIDKRIKALVMKAVDFSIQSPEPDPSELYTDVYA, from the coding sequence ATGGCAAGGAACGCACTCAAGCCGTCGCAAGGAGCCGACGAACAGACGAGCAACGCCCTGTTCCAAAGAGAAGACGAGCTGAAAGCCTATGAGCAGATGCTGCTCATCCGACGGTTCGAAGAGCGCGCCGGGCAGATGTATGGTGAAGGCCTGATCGCAGGTTTCTGCCACCTCTACATCGGCCAGGAGGCGGTCGTCGTCGGCATGCAGAAGGCGATCGAGAAGGGCGATCAGGTCATCACCGCCTATCGCGACCACGGTCATATGCTTGCCTTGGGCGTCGATCCCGACGTTGTCATGGCGGAGCTGACCGGCCGCTCGACCGGCATCTCGCATGGCAAGGGCGGCTCCATGCACATGTTCAGTCCGGAGCTCGGCTTCTACGGCGGTCACGGCATTGTCGGTGCCCAGGTGTCGATCGGGACCGGCCTGGCCTTTGCCAACAAATATAATGAAAATGACCGGGTCTGCCTGACCTACTTCGGCGATGGCGCCGCCAATCAGGGCCAGGTCTACGAGAGCTTCAACATGGCCAAGATCTGGGATCTGCCGGTGGTCTATGTCATCGAGAACAATCGCTACGGCATGGGCACCAGCATCGAACGGGCGTCGGCAACGACGAACCTTTCGCAGCGCGGCGCCTCGTTCAACATTCCAGGCGAGCAGGTCGATGCGATGGACGTGCGTGCGGTGTATGAAGCCGGCAAGCGGGCCGTGGATCGCGCCCGCCAGGGCGGCGGCCCTTATATTCTCGAGATGCTGACCTACCGTTATCGCGGCCACTCGATGTCCGACCCCGCAAAATATCGTTCACGGGACGAAGTTCAGAAAATGAAAACCGAGAACGATCCTATCGATCGAGTGCTGGGCCGCCTTCTCAATGACTGGAACGTCTCCCCGGAGGACATCAAGGAGATCGATAAACGCATAAAGGCGCTGGTCATGAAAGCCGTCGACTTTTCGATTCAAAGCCCGGAGCCGGACCCGAGCGAGCTCTATACGGACGTCTATGCCTAA
- a CDS encoding TSUP family transporter has translation MTDHLLSVTFVASVFFAAGFIQGTLGFGFQAMASGLLILLPGLEIPTNLIIPTIIANVWQVTATPSFPMLLRRFGVLSAGILVGSVAVHLLGFDRYGDWRSTFGFTILTMTVATLLFGERKLPLQWERRLSPIVGLSSGLIGGVTGTAFPALLYLAMLKLDRDERAAALGCFFIVLLPALISFPTNSTSNLQISLNSIWQIAPAVLGYFLGQFSYREIDGRTLGHWYKLGLLFLGANLISI, from the coding sequence ATGACAGATCACCTCCTGTCCGTGACATTCGTCGCGAGCGTGTTCTTTGCCGCCGGCTTCATCCAGGGAACGCTGGGCTTCGGATTTCAAGCCATGGCATCGGGGCTGCTCATCTTGCTGCCGGGGCTGGAAATCCCGACCAACCTGATCATTCCCACGATCATCGCCAATGTCTGGCAGGTCACGGCGACGCCGTCATTTCCGATGCTGCTGCGCAGGTTCGGCGTGCTCAGCGCTGGCATTCTTGTCGGCAGCGTCGCCGTCCATCTGCTTGGCTTCGACCGCTACGGGGACTGGCGGTCGACCTTTGGTTTCACGATCCTCACGATGACCGTCGCAACGCTCCTGTTTGGCGAGCGAAAGCTCCCGCTTCAATGGGAGCGCCGGCTATCGCCGATCGTCGGCTTAAGCTCCGGCCTGATCGGGGGAGTGACGGGAACCGCCTTCCCAGCTCTGCTCTACCTTGCGATGTTAAAGCTCGACCGTGATGAGCGCGCCGCCGCCCTGGGCTGCTTTTTCATTGTGCTGCTGCCTGCGTTGATCTCCTTTCCGACAAACTCCACTAGCAATCTCCAAATATCACTGAACTCCATCTGGCAAATTGCGCCTGCGGTCTTGGGGTATTTCCTCGGACAATTTTCGTATCGGGAGATCGATGGCCGCACGCTCGGTCACTGGTACAAACTTGGACTGCTCTTCCTGGGCGCCAATCTGATTTCCATTTGA
- a CDS encoding LysR family transcriptional regulator: MSINLHSQLQGISAFVHSVEAGSFTAAADRMGLSKSATGKMVARLEVRLGAQLLHRTTRSLSLTPEGQAYYESCRKVLEELDTAEALLASRQRLVSGKVRINLPVSFGRLHCMPVLMKLLTSHPALDLDISFTDRRIDLIEEGIDLVVRLGDPGDRAHLVGRRIAWQRSVVCAAPDYLERHGRPSTIDDLANHDCLAFARDGRPLPWTILNEDGIARSVSVQPRHTVSHGEALLDAAIHGLGLAYLSTWLAGDYVGRGQLEVLPLATPDEEAPISILWPASRHLAPKVRVVVDALTAAGFA; encoded by the coding sequence ATGAGCATCAATCTGCATTCCCAGCTTCAGGGTATCAGCGCCTTTGTTCATAGCGTGGAGGCCGGGAGCTTCACGGCGGCTGCGGACCGCATGGGGTTGTCCAAATCCGCGACCGGGAAAATGGTCGCACGATTGGAAGTCCGCCTCGGCGCGCAGTTGCTGCACCGTACGACCCGCAGCCTGAGCCTCACCCCGGAAGGGCAGGCCTATTACGAGAGTTGCCGGAAGGTGTTGGAAGAACTCGACACGGCGGAGGCATTGCTGGCTTCACGGCAGCGCCTCGTTTCCGGCAAGGTTCGCATCAATTTGCCGGTGTCGTTCGGGAGGCTCCACTGCATGCCGGTGCTTATGAAGCTTCTGACCTCCCACCCGGCGCTTGATCTCGATATATCGTTTACGGATCGCCGAATCGATCTGATCGAGGAAGGCATCGATCTTGTCGTCCGGCTCGGCGATCCGGGGGACCGGGCCCATCTGGTCGGCCGGCGCATCGCATGGCAACGCTCCGTCGTCTGCGCGGCCCCCGACTATCTGGAGCGTCATGGACGGCCATCCACGATCGATGATCTGGCGAACCACGACTGCCTTGCCTTCGCTCGCGATGGGCGCCCGCTGCCCTGGACCATTCTGAACGAGGACGGGATTGCGCGGTCGGTGTCGGTGCAGCCTCGACACACGGTCAGTCATGGTGAAGCGCTGCTTGACGCTGCGATTCATGGTCTTGGACTCGCCTATCTCTCCACATGGCTCGCGGGCGATTACGTTGGACGTGGTCAGCTTGAGGTGCTGCCGCTGGCGACGCCGGATGAAGAAGCGCCCATCTCGATTTTGTGGCCCGCCTCTCGCCATCTGGCGCCAAAGGTCCGTGTTGTTGTCGATGCTCTGACCGCGGCTGGATTCGCTTAA
- a CDS encoding zinc-dependent alcohol dehydrogenase family protein, with protein MAETMQRWQLPAFGIDNLERVVVPIPEPGRGELLVRVSAVSLNYRDKLVVQGHLLPQAPAMPFTPGSDMAGEVVAVGAGVSRFRQGDRVVGNFWTTWLDGEAPPDMSRHGRSLGGPLPGMLAEYVLLHEDFAVAAPASLSDEEASTLPIAALTAWFALVETGRIKPGQTVLVQGTGGVALFGLQIARASGAKVIVTSRSAAKLERAKALGAWGVIDTAATPQWSDAALDLTGGRGVDHILELIGGNNIAQSTAALSSGGRISQVGFLKDADITLSVVPMMLKRAILQGVTVGHRRALEDMVQAFDTLALKPVIDRTYPFAEAPAAFDHLERGPFGKVVIDLHGVG; from the coding sequence ATGGCCGAGACGATGCAGCGGTGGCAGTTGCCCGCGTTCGGGATAGACAATCTGGAGCGGGTGGTGGTGCCGATCCCCGAGCCCGGCCGGGGCGAGTTGCTCGTGCGGGTCTCTGCCGTATCCCTCAATTACCGGGACAAGCTCGTCGTCCAGGGGCACCTGTTGCCTCAGGCGCCGGCGATGCCGTTCACGCCAGGCTCGGACATGGCAGGCGAGGTCGTTGCAGTCGGTGCGGGTGTCTCCCGCTTCCGGCAGGGCGACCGCGTCGTCGGTAATTTCTGGACGACGTGGCTGGATGGAGAGGCGCCGCCAGACATGTCTCGGCACGGCAGATCACTTGGCGGGCCGCTACCGGGCATGTTGGCGGAGTATGTCCTCCTGCATGAGGATTTCGCCGTCGCAGCGCCTGCGTCTCTCAGCGACGAGGAAGCCTCGACCCTTCCGATCGCCGCATTGACGGCCTGGTTCGCGCTTGTCGAAACCGGTCGCATCAAGCCCGGCCAGACTGTTTTGGTGCAGGGCACAGGCGGCGTCGCGCTATTCGGGCTGCAGATTGCGCGTGCATCGGGCGCGAAGGTCATTGTTACCTCGCGCAGCGCCGCGAAGCTGGAACGCGCGAAGGCGCTCGGAGCCTGGGGCGTCATCGATACCGCAGCTACGCCGCAATGGTCGGATGCCGCGCTCGACCTGACGGGCGGGCGTGGCGTCGACCATATCCTCGAGCTGATCGGCGGCAATAACATCGCTCAATCTACGGCAGCCCTCTCCAGCGGCGGCCGGATCTCCCAGGTCGGCTTTCTCAAGGATGCCGATATTACCCTGTCGGTCGTGCCGATGATGTTGAAGCGAGCGATCCTCCAGGGCGTCACGGTTGGCCATAGGAGGGCCCTCGAGGACATGGTGCAGGCGTTCGACACACTCGCGCTGAAGCCTGTGATCGATCGGACCTACCCCTTCGCGGAGGCCCCGGCAGCGTTCGACCATCTTGAGCGCGGCCCGTTCGGCAAGGTCGTGATCGACCTCCATGGGGTAGGCTGA
- a CDS encoding CGNR zinc finger domain-containing protein — translation MSDAHEDAARPEERDGFRFRGGRNAIDLPATLQARLQPAPRELLTCPEDLSRWLVAAEMADTQPASGESDLATAHRLREAIYALANSLHGLPGDASAARDTLNEIAAQPAANPILLPNGRVRLDGTTANLLATLARDAVHMFGGDESARIKQCQSSTCTLYFVDDSRKGDRRWCSMSACGNKAKVQKFRARSKATSGDREAKRASAVDDGT, via the coding sequence ATGTCAGATGCCCATGAAGATGCTGCGCGACCGGAGGAGCGCGACGGGTTCCGGTTTCGGGGAGGCCGCAATGCTATCGACCTCCCGGCCACCTTGCAGGCGCGGCTCCAGCCGGCGCCACGCGAATTGCTGACCTGTCCAGAGGACTTGTCGCGCTGGCTCGTTGCCGCGGAAATGGCAGATACGCAGCCGGCCTCGGGCGAAAGCGATCTTGCGACCGCGCACCGCCTTCGCGAGGCAATCTATGCGCTCGCGAACAGCTTGCACGGACTCCCCGGCGATGCTTCCGCCGCGCGAGACACGTTGAACGAGATTGCTGCCCAACCGGCTGCAAATCCGATTTTGTTGCCCAATGGCAGGGTGCGCCTCGATGGGACCACCGCAAATCTCCTCGCAACGCTGGCGCGAGATGCAGTGCACATGTTCGGCGGTGACGAGTCGGCCCGAATCAAACAGTGTCAGTCATCGACCTGCACGCTCTACTTCGTCGATGATTCCCGGAAGGGCGACCGGCGTTGGTGTTCAATGTCGGCCTGCGGTAACAAGGCAAAAGTTCAGAAGTTTCGCGCCAGGAGCAAAGCGACGTCCGGGGACCGCGAAGCAAAGCGCGCATCCGCGGTGGATGACGGGACGTGA
- a CDS encoding lipocalin-like domain-containing protein: MKSWIVAVACTAALTGTAHAQEDGLKSLQGTWVMDSAYEIHPDGSRTTNFGEHPKGLFTVDASGRYNIQIFKVDRPAFASGDKERGTPEEYRAAVVGSSTHFGRVSIDPAKHQLRFSVEVASFPNWEGKTQVRDYTFKNGLLSYAVPASASSSGVIAYSIWRRAPGGQ, encoded by the coding sequence ATGAAGTCATGGATTGTCGCCGTCGCATGCACAGCAGCGCTGACAGGCACCGCGCACGCCCAGGAGGACGGCCTAAAGTCTTTACAGGGAACGTGGGTGATGGACTCAGCTTATGAGATCCATCCCGATGGCAGCCGCACCACCAACTTCGGCGAGCATCCGAAGGGGCTGTTCACGGTCGACGCCTCTGGCCGTTACAACATACAGATCTTCAAGGTGGATCGCCCGGCCTTCGCCAGTGGGGACAAGGAACGTGGTACGCCCGAAGAGTATCGAGCGGCCGTTGTCGGATCCAGCACCCACTTTGGCAGGGTCAGCATAGATCCGGCCAAGCATCAGCTTCGCTTCTCAGTTGAGGTGGCCTCGTTTCCCAACTGGGAAGGGAAAACCCAAGTTCGGGATTATACTTTCAAGAACGGGCTCTTGAGCTACGCCGTCCCGGCCAGCGCCTCAAGCAGCGGGGTCATTGCCTATTCGATCTGGCGTCGCGCTCCCGGCGGCCAGTGA
- a CDS encoding SDR family oxidoreductase yields the protein MADTLKNKTVVVIGGSSGIGAAVAELAVAEGASVVAISRSGIAPDGAEGVAADVNEHETLEKVFARIGTVDHLVHTAGARLPSSALSNLSDDVLPLTFETKVFSAIHVVQAALPFLSADASITFTSGQVSRKHGVGTFVKGAANAAVDAAGRHLAKELAPRRVNVVSPGVVDTSLWGEVGSEARAATITRAAGVLPVKRVGTPAELAQAYHFAMTNGFITGALIDVDGGGLL from the coding sequence ATGGCTGACACGCTGAAAAACAAGACGGTCGTCGTGATCGGCGGCAGCAGCGGTATTGGAGCAGCTGTCGCTGAACTGGCTGTTGCCGAGGGCGCGAGCGTCGTCGCGATCAGCCGCTCGGGAATTGCCCCTGACGGCGCCGAAGGGGTCGCCGCAGATGTCAACGAGCATGAGACGCTGGAAAAGGTGTTCGCCCGGATCGGAACTGTCGATCATCTCGTGCACACGGCAGGTGCCCGTTTGCCATCGTCGGCATTGAGCAATCTCAGCGACGATGTTCTGCCGCTGACATTCGAGACAAAGGTGTTCAGCGCCATACACGTTGTCCAGGCGGCTTTGCCTTTCCTGTCCGCCGACGCCTCGATCACCTTCACGTCCGGGCAGGTCTCCCGCAAACATGGTGTCGGCACCTTCGTCAAAGGTGCCGCGAATGCGGCGGTCGATGCAGCCGGTCGCCATCTTGCCAAGGAACTCGCACCACGTCGCGTTAACGTGGTCAGCCCTGGTGTGGTCGACACCAGCCTGTGGGGCGAAGTGGGTTCGGAGGCACGCGCTGCGACGATCACGCGGGCCGCCGGAGTTCTTCCCGTCAAGCGGGTGGGTACTCCCGCGGAACTGGCGCAGGCCTATCATTTCGCCATGACCAACGGCTTCATCACCGGTGCGCTGATTGACGTGGATGGCGGCGGTCTGCTGTGA
- a CDS encoding alpha/beta fold hydrolase — protein MKLLLVPGFMLDADLWTDLRPDLQAIGEVIDVDTTRDTTLAAIADRALVATDGPVVVVGFSMGGYVAREMAYQAPERVKALLLIATSAAPDGPQLRESRRPTGGQGPQFRRLSRRAVERSLSPGHRTDAMIERVQRMSERLGPEVFARQSSIQRAGDAARLRDITCPTTILAAGADELRSMPESETLRDGIAGSVLNIVEGAGHLLPLERPAAVITALSALMMRFR, from the coding sequence ATGAAACTGCTTCTCGTCCCCGGCTTTATGTTGGACGCCGATCTTTGGACCGATCTGCGGCCAGACCTCCAAGCGATAGGAGAGGTCATCGATGTTGATACTACGCGTGACACAACGTTAGCCGCGATCGCCGACCGAGCGCTTGTGGCGACGGACGGGCCGGTCGTCGTCGTCGGCTTCTCGATGGGCGGCTATGTCGCCCGCGAGATGGCCTATCAGGCGCCTGAGCGTGTAAAGGCGCTTTTGTTGATTGCCACCTCGGCGGCGCCCGACGGTCCGCAACTCAGGGAGTCGCGGCGCCCCACGGGCGGCCAAGGGCCACAGTTTCGACGCCTCAGCCGCCGGGCGGTCGAGAGGTCGCTGTCGCCAGGGCATCGCACAGATGCAATGATCGAGCGAGTGCAGCGCATGAGCGAAAGGCTGGGTCCCGAGGTCTTTGCTCGCCAGTCCAGCATCCAAAGAGCTGGCGATGCAGCGCGCCTTCGGGACATCACCTGCCCCACGACAATCTTGGCGGCCGGCGCTGATGAACTCCGCAGCATGCCGGAGAGCGAAACGCTGCGGGACGGCATTGCGGGCTCGGTACTCAACATTGTTGAGGGTGCGGGTCACCTTCTTCCCTTGGAGCGGCCTGCCGCCGTGATCACGGCCTTGTCCGCCCTGATGATGCGCTTCCGCTGA
- the tnpA gene encoding IS66-like element accessory protein TnpA, which translates to MEVVGRVSGRRRWSDAEKLEILAEAFQPSVRVRDVIARREVSSSLIYTWRKQMRAGKLGGAVAALPAFAEVQVAEPVAPASCVSGLIHIDLPGGVRVSVDADVDRGALARVLSVLR; encoded by the coding sequence ATGGAGGTGGTCGGCCGGGTGTCGGGCCGGCGCCGGTGGTCGGACGCGGAGAAACTGGAGATCCTCGCCGAGGCATTTCAGCCGAGCGTGCGGGTCCGAGATGTCATCGCGCGACGCGAGGTATCGAGCAGCCTCATCTACACATGGCGAAAGCAGATGCGGGCGGGCAAGCTGGGCGGTGCCGTGGCCGCATTGCCAGCGTTCGCAGAGGTGCAGGTCGCAGAGCCGGTCGCGCCGGCCTCCTGCGTTTCGGGCCTCATCCATATCGACCTGCCGGGTGGCGTGCGGGTGAGTGTCGACGCCGACGTGGACAGGGGCGCGCTGGCGCGCGTGTTGTCGGTGCTACGGTGA